In Malus sylvestris chromosome 16, drMalSylv7.2, whole genome shotgun sequence, the following are encoded in one genomic region:
- the LOC126607100 gene encoding 30S ribosomal protein S7, chloroplastic, with product MSRRGTAEEKTAKSDPIYRNRLVNMLVNRILKHGKKSLAYQIIYRAMKKIQQKTETNPLSVLRQAIRGVTPDIAVKARRVGGSTHQVPIEIGSTQGKALAIRWLLGASRKRPGRNMVFKLSSELVDAANGSGDAIRKKEETHRMAEANRAFAHFR from the coding sequence ATGTCACGCCGAGGTACTGCAGAAGAAAAAACTGCAAAATCCGATCCAATTTATCGTAATCGATTAGTTAACATGTTGGTTAACCGTATTCTGAAACACGGAAAAAAATCATTGGCTTATCAAATTATCTATCGAGCCATGAAAAAGATTCAACAAAAGACAGAAACAAATCCACTATCTGTTTTACGTCAAGCAATACGTGGAGTAACTCCCGATATAGCAGTAAAAGCAAGACGTGTAGGCGGATCGACTCATCAAGTTCCCATTGAAATAGGATCCACACAAGGAAAAGCACTTGCCATTCGTTGGTTATTAGGGGCATCTCGAAAACGTCCAGGTCGAAATATGGTTTTCAAATTAAGTTCCGAATTAGTGGATGCTGCCAACGGGAGTGGCGATGCCATACGCAAAAAGGAAGAGACTCATAGAATGGCAGAGGCAAATAGAGCTTTTGCACATTTTCGTTAA
- the LOC126607096 gene encoding protein Ycf2-like, which yields MKGHQFKSWIFELREILREIQNSHYFLDSWTKFNSVGSFIHIFFHQERFIKLLDSRIWSILLSRNSHLQGSTSNRYFTIKGVVLFVVAVLIYRINNRKMVERKNLYLTGLLPIPMNFIGPRNDTLEESFGSSNINRLIVSLLYLPKGKKISESCFLDPKESTWVLPITKKCIMPESNWGSRWWRNWIGKKRASSCKISNETVAGIEISFKEKDIKYLEFLFVYYMDDPIRKDHDWELFDRLSPRKRRNIINLNSGQLFEILVKDWICYLMFAFREKIPMEAEGFFKQQGAGSTIQSNEIEHVSHLFSRNKWAMQNCAQFHMRQFRQDLFFSWGKNPHESDFLRNISRENWLDNVWLLNKDRFFSKVRNASSNIQYDSTRSSFVQVTDSSQLKGSSDQSRDHFDSISNEDSEYHTLINQREIQQLKERSILWDPSFLQTERTEIESDRFPKCLSGYSSMSRLFTEREKQMNKHLLPEEIEEFLGNPTRSIRSFFSDRWSELHLGSNPTERSTRDQKLLKKEQDVSFVPSRRSENKEIVNIFKIITYLQNTVSIHPISSDPGCDMVPKDELDMDSSNKISFLNKNPFFDLFHLFHDRNRGGYTLHHDFESEERFKEMADLFTLSITEPDLVYHKGFAFSIGLDQKQFLNEVFNSRDESKKKSLLVLPPIFYEENESFYRRIRKKWVRTSCGNDLEDPKSKIVVFASNNIMEAVNQYRLIRNLIQIQYSTYGYIRNVLNRFFLMNRSDRNFEYGIQRDQIGNDTLNHRTIMKYTINQHLSNLKKSQKKWFDPLIFISRTERSMNRDPNAYRYKWSNGSKNLQEHLEHFISEQKSRFHFQVVFDRLRINQYSIDIDFDWSEVIDKKDLSKSLPFFLSKLLLFLSKFLLFLSNSLPFFFVSFGNIPIHRSEIHIYELKGPNDQLCNQLLESIGLQIVHLKKLKPFLLDDHDTSQKSKFLINGGTISPFLFNKIPKWMIDSFHTRNNRRKSFDNMDSYFSMISHDQDNWLNPVKPFHRSSLISSFYKANRLRFLNNPHHFCFYCNKGFPFYVEKARINNYDFTYGQFLNILFIRNKIFSLCGGKKKYAFLERDTISPIELQVSNIFIPNDFPQNGDERDNLYKSLHFPIRSDPFVRRAIYSIADISGTLLTEGQIVNFERTYCQPLSDINLSDSEGKNLHQYLNFNSNMGLIHTPCSEKYLPSEKRKKRGLCLKKCLEKGRMYRTFQRDSAFSTLSKWNIFQTYMPWFLTSTGYKYLNLIFLDTFSDLLPILSSSQKFVSIFHDIMHGSDISWRILQKKLCLPQWNLISDISSKCLHNLLLSEEMIHRNNESPLISTHLRSPNVREFLYSILFLLLVAGYLVRTHLLFVSRAYSELQTEFERVKSLMIPSYMIELRKLLDRYPTSELNSFWLKNLFLVAREQLGDSLEEIRASGGNMLWGGGPAYGVKSIRSKKKYLNINLIDIIDFISIIPNPINRIAFSRNTRHLSHTSKEIHSLIRKRKNVNGDWIDDKIESWVSNSDSIDDKEREFLVQFSTLTTEKRIDQILLSLTHSDHLSKNDSGYQMIEQPGAIYLRYLVDIHKKYLMNYEFNTSCLAERRIFLAHYQTITYSQTSCGANSFHFPSHGKPFSLRLALSLSRGILVIGSIGTGRSYLVKYLATNSYVPFITVFLNKFLANKPKGFLVDDSDDIDDSDDIDDSDDRDFDTELALLTMMNALTMDMMPEIDRFYITLQFELAKAMSPCIIWIPNIHDLDVNESNYLSLGLLVNYLSRDCERCSTRNILVIASTHIPQKVDPALIAPNKLNTCIKIRRLLIPQQRKHFFTLSYTRGFHLEKKMFHTNGFGSITMGSNVRDLVALTNEALSISITQKKSIIDTNIIRSALHRQTWDLRSQVRSVQDHGILFYQIGRAVAQNVLLSNCSIDPISIYMKKKSCNEGDSYLYKWYFELGTSMKKLTILLYLLSCSAGSVAQDLWSLPRPDEKNGITSYGLVENDSDLVHGLLEAEGAPVGSSRTEKDCSQFDNDRVTLLLRPEPRNPLDMMQNGSCSIVDQRFLYEQYESEFEEGEGVLDPQRIEEDLFNHIVWAPRIWRPWGFLFDCIERPNELGFPYWVRSFRGKRIIYDEEDGLQENDSEFLQSGTMQYQTRDRSSKEQGFFRISQFIWDPADPLFFLFKDQPVFSHREFFADEEMSKGLLTSQTDLPTSIYKRWFIKNTQERYFELLIHRQRWLRTNSSLSNGFFRSNTPSESYQYLSKLFLSNGTLLDQMTKTLLRKRWLFPDEMKIGFM from the coding sequence ATGAAAGGACATCAATTCAAATCCTGGATTTTCGAATTGAGAGAGATATTGAGAGAGATCCAGAATTCTCACTATTTCTTAGATTCATGGACCAAATTCAATTCAGTGGGAtcttttattcacatttttttccATCAAGAACGTTTTATAAAACTCTTGGACTCCCGAATTTGGAGTATCCTACTTTCACGCAATTCACATTTACAGGGTTCAACAAGCAATCGATATTTCACGATCAAGGGTGTAGTACTATTTGTAGTAGCGGTCCTTATATATCGTATTAACAATCGAAAGATGGTCGAAAGAAAAAATCTCTATTTGACAGGGCTTCTTCCTATACCTATGAATTTCATTGGACCCAGAAATGATACATTGGAAGAATCTTTTGGGTCTTCCAATATCAATAGGTTGATTGTTTCGCTCCTGTATcttccaaaaggaaaaaagatcTCTGAGAGCTGTTTCCTGGATCCGAAAGAGAGTACTTGGGTTCTCCCAATAACTAAAAAGTGTATCATGCCTGAATCTAACTGGGGTTCGCGGTGGTGGAGGAACTGGATCGGAAAAAAGAGGGCTTCTAGTTGTAAGATATCTAATGAAACCGTCGCTGGAATTGAGATCTCATTCAAAGAGAAAGATATCAAATATCTGgagtttctttttgtatattataTGGATGATCCGATCCGCAAGGACCATGATTGGGAATTGTTTGATCGTCTTTCTCCGAGGAAGAGGCGAAACATAATCAACTTGAATTCGGGACAGCTATTCGAAATCTTAGTGAAAGACTGGATTTGTTATCTCATGTTTGCTTTTCGTGAAAAAATACCAATGGAAGCGGAGGGTTTCTTCAAACAACAAGGAGCTGGGTCAACTATTCAATCAAATGAAATTGAGCATGTTTCCCATCTCTTCTCGAGAAACAAGTGGGCTATGCAAAATTGTGCTCAATTTCATATGCGGCAATTCCGCCAAGATCTCTTCTTTAGTTGGGGGAAGAATCCGCACGAATCGGATTTTTTGAGGAACATATCGAGAGAGAATTGGTTAGACAATGTGTGGTTGTTAAACAAGGATCGGTTTTTTAGCAAGGTACGGAATGCATCGTCAAATATTCAATATGATTCCACAAGATCTAGTTTCGTTCAAGTAACGGATTCTAGCCAATTGAAAGGATCCTCTGATCAATCCAGAGATCATTTCGATTCCATTAGTAATGAGGATTCAGAATATCACACATTGATCAATCAAAGAGAGATTCAACAACTAAAAGAAAGATCGATTCTTTGGGATCCTTCTTTTCTTCAAACGGAACGAACAGAGATAGAATCAGACCGATTCCCTAAATGCCTTTCTGGATATTCCTCAATGTCCCGGCTATTCACGGAACGTGAGAAGCAGATGAATAAGCATCTGCTTCCGGAAGAAATCGAAGAATTTCTTGGGAATCCTACAAGATCCATTCGTTCTTTTTTCTCTGACAGATGGTCAGAACTTCATCTGGGTTCGAATCCTACTGAGAGGTCCACTAGAGATCAGAAATTGTTGAAGAAAGAACAAGATGTTTCTTTTGTCCCTTCCAGGCGATCGGAAAATAAAGAAATAGTTAATATATTCAAGATAATTACGTATTTACAAAATACCGTCTCAATTCATCCTATTTCATCAGATCCGGGATGTGATATGGTTCCGAAGGATGAATTGGATATGGACAGTTCCAATAAGATTTCATTCTTGAACAAAAATCCattttttgatttatttcatctattCCATGACCGGAACAGGGGGGGATACACGTTACACCACGATTTTGAATCAGAAGAGAGATTTAAAGAAATGGCAGATCTATTCACTCTATCAATAACCGAGCCGGATCTGGTGTATCATAAGGGATTTGCCTTTTCTATTGGATTGGATCAAAAACAATTCTTGAATGAGGTATTCAACTCCAGGGATGAATCGAAAAAGAAATCTTTATTGGTTCTACCTCCTATTTTTTATGAAGAGAATGAATCTTTTTATCGAAGGATCAGAAAAAAATGGGTCCGGACCTCCTGCGGGAATGATTTGGAAGATCCAAAATCAAAAATAGTGGTATTTGCTAGCAACAACATAATGGAGGCAGTCAATCAATATAGATTGATCCGAAATCTGATTCAAATCCAATATAGCACCTATGGGTACATAAGAAATGTATTGAATCGATTCTTTTTAATGAATAGATCCGATCGCAACTTCGAATATGGAATTCAAAGGGATCAAATAGGAAATGATACTCTGAATCATAGAACTATAATGAAATATACGATCAACCAACAtttatcaaatttgaaaaagagTCAGAAGAAATGGTTCGATcctcttatttttatttctcgAACCGAGAGATCCATGAATCGGGATCCTAATGCATATAGATACAAATGGTCCAATGGGAGCAAGAATTTACAGGAACATTTGGAACATTTCATTTCTGAGCAGAAGAGCCGTTTTCATTTTCAAGTAGTGTTCGATCGATTACGTATTAATCAATATTCGATTGATATTGATTTTGATTGGTCTGAGGTTATCGACAAAAAAGATTTGTCTAAgtcacttcctttctttttgTCCAAGTTACTTCTTTTTTTGTCCAAGTTTCTTCTCTTTTTGTCTAACTCACttccttttttctttgtgaGTTTTGGGAATATCCCCATTCATAGGTCCGAGATCCACATCTATGAATTGAAAGGTCCGAATGATCAACTCTGCAATCAGTTGTTAGAATCAATAGGTCTTCAAATCgttcatttgaaaaaattgaaacccttCTTATTGGATGATCATGATACTTCCCAAAAATCAAAATTCTTGATCAATGGAGGAACAATATCACCATTTTTGTTCAATAAGATACCAAAGTGGATGATTGACTCATTCCATACTAGAAATAATCGCAGGAAATCTTTTGATAACATGGATTCCTATTTCTCAATGATATCCCACGATCAAGACAATTGGCTGAATCCCGTGAAACCATTTCATAGAAGTTCATTGATATCTTCTTTTTATAAAGCAAATCGACTTCGATTCTTGAATAATCCACATCACTTCTGCTTCTATTGTAACAAAGGATTCCCTTTTTATGTGGAAAAGGCTCGTATCAATAATTATGATTTTACGTATGGACAATTCCTCAATATCTTGTTCATTCGcaacaaaatattttctttgtgcggcggtaaaaaaaaatatgctttTTTGGAGAGAGATACTATTTCACCAATCGAGTTACAGGTGTCTAACATATTCATACCTAACGATTTTCCACAAAATGGTGACGAAAGGGATAACTTGTACAAATCTTTACATTTTCCAATTCGATCCGATCCATTCGTTCGTAGAGCTATTTACTCGATCGCAGACATTTCTGGAACACTTCTAACAGAGGGACAGATAGTCAATTTTGAAAGAACTTATTGTCAACCTCTTTCAGATATAAATCTGTCTGATTCAGAAGGGAAGAACTTGCATCAGTATCtcaatttcaattcaaacatggGTTTGATTCACACTCCATGTTCTGAGAAATATTTACCATCCGAAAAGAGGAAAAAACGGGGTCTTTGTCTAAAGAAATGCCTTGAGAAAGGGCGGATGTATAGAACCTTTCAACGAGATAGTGCTTTTTCAACTCTCTCAAAATGGAATATATTCCAAACATATATGCCATGGTTCCTTACTTCGACAGGATACAAATAtctaaatttgatatttttagaTACTTTTTCAGACCTATTGCCGATACTAAGTAGCAGCCAAAAATTTGTATCCATTTTTCATGATATTATGCATGGATCAGATATATCATGGCGAATTCTTCAGAAAAAATTGTGTCTTCCACAATGGAATCTGATAAGTGATATTTCGAGTAAGTGTTTACATAATCTTCTTCTGTCCGAAGAAATGATTCATCGAAATAATGAGTCACCATTGATATCGACACATCTGAGATCGCCAAATGTTCGGGAGTTCCTCTATTcaatccttttccttcttcttgttgCTGGATATCTCGTTCGTACACATCTTCTCTTTGTTTCTCGAGCCTATAGTGAGTTACAGACAGAGTTCGAAAGGGTCAAATCTTTGATGATTCCATCATACATGATTGAGTTGCGAAAACTTCTGGATAGGTATCCTACATCTGAACTGAATTCTTTCTGGTTAAAGAATCTCTTTCTAGTTGCTCGGGAACAATTAGGAGATTCTCTAGAAGAAATACGGGCTTCTGGCGGCAACATGCTATGGGGTGGTGGTCCCGCTTATGGGGTCAAATCAATACGTTCTAAGAAGAAATATTTGAATATCAATCTCATCGATATCATCGATTTCATAAGTATCATACCAAATCCCATCAATCGAATCGCTTTTTCGAGAAATACGAGACATCTAAGTCATACAAGTAAAGAGATCCATTCAttgataagaaaaagaaaaaacgtgAACGGTGATTGGATTGATGATAAAATAGAATCCTGGGTCTCGAACAGTGATTCGATTGATGATAAAGAAAGAGAATTCTTGGTTCAGTTCTCCACCTTAACGACAGAAAAAAGGATTGATCAAATTCTATTGAGTCTGACTCATAGTGATCATTTATCAAAGAATGATTCTGGTTATCAAATGATTGAACAACCGGGAGCAATTTACTTACGATACTTAGTTGACATTCATAAAAAGTATCTAATGAATTATGAGTTCAATACATCCTGTTTAGCAGAAAGACGGATATTCCTTGCTCATTATCAGACAATCACTTATTCACAAACCTCCTGTGGGGCTAATAGTTTTCATTTCCCATCTCATGGAAAACCCTTTTCGCTCCGCTTAGCCCTATCCCTCTCTAGGGGTATTTTAGTGATAGGTTCTATAGGAACTGGACGATCCTATTTGGTCAAATACCTAGCGACAAACTCCTATGTTCCTTTCATTACAGTATTTCTGAACAAGTTCCTGGCTAACAAGCCCAAGGGTTTTCTTGTTGATGATAGTGACGATATTGATGATAGCGACGATATTGATGATAGTGACGACCGTGACTTTGATACGGAGCTGGCGCTTCTAACTATGATGAATGCGCTAACTATGGATATGATGCCGGAAATAGACCGATTTTATATCACCCTTCAATTCGAATTAGCAAAAGCAATGTCTCCTTGCATAATATGGATTCCAAACATTCATGATCTGGATGTGAATGAGTCGAATTACTTATCCCTCGGTCTATTAGTGAACTATCTCTCCAGGGATTGTGAAAGATGTTCCACTAGAAATATTCTTGTTATTGCTTCGACTCATATTCCCCAAAAAGTGGATCCCGCTCTAATAGCTCCGAATAAATTAAATACATGCATTAAGATACGAAGGCTTCTTATTCCACAACAACGAAAGCACTTTTTCACTCTTTCATATACTAGGGGATTTcacttggaaaagaaaatgttCCATACTAATGGATTCGGGTCCATAACCATGGGTTCCAATGTACGAGATCTTGTAGCACTTACCAATGAGGCCCTATCGATTAGTATTACACAGAAGAAATCAATTATAGACACTAATATAATTAGATCTGCTCTTCATAGACAAACTTGGGATTTGCGATCCCAAGTAAGATCGGTTCAGGATCATGGGATCCTTTTCTATCAGATAGGAAGGGCTGTTGCACAAAATGTACTTCTAAGTAATTGCTCCATAGATCCTATATCTATCTATATGAAGAAGAAATCATGTAACGAAGGGGATTCTTATTTGTACAAATGGTACTTCGAACTTGGAACGAGCATGAAGAAATTAACGATACTTCTTTATCTTTTGAGTTGTTCTGCCGGATCGGTCGCTCAAGACCTTTGGTCTCTACCCCGACCCGATGAAAAAAATGGGATCACTTCTTATGGACTCGTTGAGAATGATTCTGATCTAGTTCATGGCCTATTAGAAGCAGAAGGCGCTCCGGTGGGATCCTCACGGACAGAAAAAGATTGCAGTCAGTTTGATAATGATCGAGTGACATTGCTTCTTCGGCCCGAACCAAGGAATCCCTTAGATATGATGCAAAATGGATCTTGTTCTATCGTTGATCAGAGATTTCTCTATGAACAATACGAATCGGAGtttgaagaaggggaaggagtcCTCGACCCGCAACGGATAGAGGAGgatttattcaatcacataGTTTGGGCTCCTAGAATATGGCGCCCTTGGGGCTTTCTATTTGATTGTATCGAAAGGCCCAATGAATTGGGATTTCCCTATTGGGTCAGGTCATTTCGGGGCAAGCGGATCATTTATGATGAAGAGGATGGGCTTCAAGAGAATGATTCGGAGTTCTTGCAGAGTGGAACCATGCAGTACCAGACACGAGATAGATCTTCCAAAGAACAAGGCTTTTTTCGAATAAGCCAATTCATTTGGGACCCTGCGGATCCACTCTTTTTCCTATTCAAAGATCAGCCTGTGTTTTCACATCGAGAATTCTTTGCAGATGAAGAGATGTCAAAGGGGCTTCTTACTTCCCAAACGGATCTTCCTACATCTATATATAAACGCTGGTTTATCAAGAATACGCAAGAAAGGTACTTCGAATTGTTAATTCATCGCCAGAGATGGCTTAGAACCAATAGTTCATTATCTAATGGATTTTTTCGTTCTAATACTCCATCCGAGAGTTATCAGTATTTATCAAAGCTGTTCCTATCTAACGGAACGCTATTGGATCAAATGACAAAGACATTGTTGAGAAAAAGATGGCTTTTCCCGgatgaaatgaaaattggatTCATGTAA
- the LOC126607099 gene encoding NAD(P)H-quinone oxidoreductase subunit 2 A, chloroplastic-like yields the protein MILGNLIAITQTSMKRMLAYSSIGQIGYVIIGIIVGDSNGGYASMITYMLFYISMNLGTFACIVSFGLRTGTDNIRDYAGLYTKDPFLALSLALCLLSLGGLPPLAGFFGKLHLFWCGWQAGLYFLVSIGLLTSVVSIYYYLKIIKLLMTGRNQEITPHVRNYRRSPLRSNNSIELSMIVCVIASTIPGISMNPIIEIAQDTLF from the coding sequence ATGATATTGGGGAATCTCATTGCTATTACTCAAACAAGCATGAAACGTATGCTTGCGTATTCGTCCATAGGTCAAATTGGATATGTAATTATTGGAATAATTGTTGGAGACTCAAATGGTGGATATGCAAGCATGATAACTTATATGCTGTTCTATATCTCCATGAATCTAGGAACTTTTGCTTGCATTGTATCATTTGGTCTACGTACCGGAACTGATAACATTCGAGATTATGCAGGATTATACACAAAGGATCCTTTTTTGGCTCTCTCTTTAGCCCTATGTCTCTTATCCTTAGGAGGTCTTCCTCCACTAGCAGGTTTTTTCGGAAAACTTCATTTATTCTGGTGTGGATGGCAGGCAGGCCTATATTTCTTGGTTTCAATAGGACTCCTTACGAGCGTTGTTTCTATCTACTATTATCTAAAAATAATCAAGTTATTAATGACTGGACGAAACCAAGAAATAACCCCTCACGTGCGAAATTATAGAAGATCCCCTTTAAGATCAAACAATTCCATCGAATTGAGTATGATTGTATGTGTGATAGCATCTACTATACCAGGAATATCAATGAACCCGATTATTGAAATTGCTCAGGATACCCTTTTTTAG
- the LOC126607097 gene encoding putative protein TIC 214 N-terminal part, with protein MILKSFILGNLVSLCMKIINSVVVVGLYYGFLTTFSIGPSYLFLLRARVMEEGEEGTEKKVSATTGFITGQLMMFISIYYVPLHLALGRPHTITVLALPYLLFHFFWNNHKHFFDYGSTTRNSMRNLSIQWLFLNNLIFQLFNHFILPSSMLVRLVNIYMFRCNNKMLFVTSSFVGWLIGHILFMKWVGLVLGWIQQNNSIRSNVLIRSNKYLVSELRNSMARIFSILLFITCVYYLGRIPSPIVTKKLKETSETEERGESEEETDVEIETTSETKGTKQEQEGSTEEDPSPSLFSEEKEDTDKIDETKEIRVNGKEKTKDQFHFKETRYKKRPVYETYYLDGNQEQENSKFEILKKRKN; from the coding sequence atgattttaaaatcttttataCTAGGTAATCTAGTATCCTTATGCATGAAGATAATCAATTCGGTCGTTGTGGTCGGACTCTATTATGGATTTCTGACCACATTCTCCATAGGGCCCTCTTATCTCTTCCTTCTCCGAGCTCGGGTTatggaagaaggagaagaaggaaccGAGAAGAAAGTATCAGCAACAACCGGTTTTATTACGGGACAGCTCATGATGTTCATATCGATCTATTATGTGCCTCTGCATCTAGCATTGGGTAGACCTCATACAATAACTGTCCTAGCTTTACCGTATCTTTTGTTTCATTTCTTCTGGAACAATCACAAACACTTTTTTGATTATGGATCTACTACCAGAAATTCAATGCGTAATCTTAGCATTCAATGGTTATTCCTGAATAATCTCATTTTTCAATTATTCAACCATTTCATTTTACCAAGTTCAATGTTAGTCAGATTAGTCAACATTTATATGTTTCGATGCAACAACAAGATGTTATTTGTAACAAGTAGTTTTGTTGGTTGGTTAATTGGTCACATTTTATTCATGAAATGGGTTGGGTTGGTATTAGGCTGGATACAGCAAAATAATTCTATTAGATCTAATGTACTTATTAGATCTAATAAGTACCTTGTGTCAGAATTGAGAAATTCTATGGCTCGAATCTTTAGTATTCTCTTATTTATTACCTGTGTCTACTATTTAGGCAGAATACCGTCACCCATTGTTACTAAGAAACTGAAAGAAACCTCAGAAACGGAAGAAAGGGGGGAAAGTGAGGAAGAAACAGATGTAGAAATAGAAACAACTTCCGAAACGAAGGGGACTAAACAGGAACAAGAGGGATCCACCGAAGAAGATCCTTCCCCTTCCCTTTTTTCGGAAGAAAAGGAGGATACGGACAAAATCGATGAAACGAAAGAGATCCGAGTGAAtggaaaggaaaaaacaaaggaTCAATTCCACTTTAAAGAAACACGGTATAAAAAAAGACCCGTTTATGAAACTTATTATCTGGATGGGAATCAAgaacaagaaaattcaaagttcgaaatattaaaaaaaagaaaaaattaa
- the LOC126607102 gene encoding NAD(P)H-quinone oxidoreductase subunit 2 A, chloroplastic-like, with amino-acid sequence MIWHVQNENFILDSTRIFMKAFHLLLFDGSFIFPECILIFGLILLLMIDSTSDQKDIPWLYFISSTSLVMSITALLFRWREEPTISFSGNFQTNNFNEIFQFLILLCSTLCIPLSVEYIECTEMAITEFLLFVLTATLGGMFLCGANDLITIFVAPECFSLCSYLLSGYTKKDVRSNEATTKYLLMGGASSSILVHGFSWLYGSSGGEIELQEIVNGLINTQMYNSPGISIALIFITVGIGFKLSPAPSHQWTPDVYEGVRCYIVGSHPSETTSVIGASVDKRITLR; translated from the exons ATGATCTGGCATGTACAGAATGAAAACTTCATTCTCGATTCTACGAGAATTTTTATGAAAGCCTTTCATTTGCTTCTCTTCGATGGAAGTTTTATTTTCCCAGAATGTATCCTAATTTTTGGCCTAATTCTTCTTCTGATGATCGATTCAACCTCTGATCAAAAAGATATACCTTGGTTATATTTCATCTCTTCAACAAGTTTAGTAATGAGCATAACGGCCCTATTGTTCCGATGGAGAGAAGAACCTACGATTAGCTTTTCGGGAAATTTCCAAACGAACAATTTCAACGAAATCTTTCAATTTCTTATTTTACTATGTTCAACTCTATGTATTCCTCTATCCGTAGAGTACATTGAATGTACAGAAATGGCTATAACAGAGTTTCTGTTATTCGTATTAACAGCTACTCTAGGAGGAATGTTTTTATGCGGTGCTAACGATTTAATAACTATCTTTGTAGCTCCAGAATGTTTCAGTTTATGCTCCTACCTATTATCTGGATATACCAAGAAAGATGTACGGTCTAATGAGGCTACTACGAAGTATTTACTCATGGGTGGGGCAAGCTCTTCTATTCTGGTTCACGGTTTCTCTTGGCTATATGGTTCATCCGGGGGAGAGATCGAGCTTCAAGAAATAGTGAATGGTCTTATCAATACACAAATGTATAACTCCCCAGGAATTTCAATTGCGCTTATATTCATCACTGTAGGAATTGGGTTCAAGCTTTCCCCAGCCCCTTCTCATCAATGGACTCCTGACGTATACGAAGGAGTGCG ATGCTACATAGTTGGTTCTCATCCTTCAGAGACTACGAGTGTAATAGGAGCATCCGTCGACAAAAGGATCACCCTAAGATGA